Within Mongoliitalea daihaiensis, the genomic segment TCTGTGACTGGATTTACGGCTGTTCGCTTGAGGTACTCCCCACTTAAAGCCCAACCAAGGTGTTTGTATACCCCATCAATAATCAGGGTATTCATATCTCTTTCCTCGAAAAGTTGAGGTCCCAATTGTCCACCTGTCCGAACTGCTTTTTGATTCATAGAATAAGTCATGGCTAAGGATAACTTTGGCTTTGGCTCAAACTCTAAATCCCCTTCCGAATAATCCCCTTTATTCGTAAAACTCCCCAAAGGCAAATACTCTATTCGCCCGGTGTAAGCTAATCCATTATTCACTGCAACTGCATTTCTCCCATCTCCAGAAGTAATTGCTGTTTTCAATTGTAATATGGACTGATTACGAAATGTCTCTGTATAATATCCGAAAAACCCAAAATCCCTATCCAATGTAAAAATACCGTTGGCAATAGAGCGATCTGCAAACTGTAAATTACCTGAACTGATTACCCGCTGCCTGTTCCCTGGCAATTTAGATTGACCAAACCCTATATAAAATTTTTCATTTACCACGTAATACAAAATAGCATCTCTGAGTGGCTGTGCAATGAAAGCTGATTCTAGGTCCAAATCAGCGCGAGAAAATGCTAATTGGATGTAATACTGAAATCTTGGATTCAATACATATCCGTCTAACCGAAGACGAAGGCGCCTTACCCTCATTTCAAAGTCATTGACTTCAAAATTATCTCCGCCTAAGGTATTGAACCCCGCCCGATTCTGCATTCTAAACCTTAGATTCATGAGAAATAAAGAATCTTTGGAAAAACTTATGCCATCGTTTACATCTAGTAACGCCCGTTCATCCGATTCAACGGATTGAGCAACTACTTGCAATGAACCAAGAATTAAAAAACAGACAGAAAGTACTGAAATCCAGCGATAAATCATGCAACCACTAACAAATTTTACGTAAACAGAGCCTTGATAATGCCTAAATGTCCAAAAAAAAGACCAGTCAGCAAATGACTGGTCTTTTTATTTTTTTCGACAAGGCTTCTTACACCCCTGCCTTGATCAAATTCAAAGCAGAACCTGCTTTAAACCATCCAATTTGTCCTTTATTGTACGTGTGATTCACCTTAATCTCATGAGAAGAGCCATCTGCATGGGTAAGCTTTACAGTAAGTGACTTACCAGGAGCAAACTCAGTTAGACCTAAGATATCGATGGAGTCATCTTCCTGAATCAAGTCATAATCAGCAGGATTATCAAAAGTCAATGCTAACATACCTTGCTTTTTAAGATTAGTCTCATGGATACGGGCAAAGGATTTCACCAAAATAGCACGAACACCCAAGAACCTTGGTTCCATAGCTGCATGCTCTCGAGAAGAACCTTCGCCGTAATTCTCATCACCAACTACAATAGAACCAATACCTTCTGCTTTGTAATGTCGCTGTACTGCGGGCACTTCACCGTAAGATCCCGTCAATTGATTTTTAACCTTATTGGTCTCGCCATTGTAAGCATTGACCGCACCAATCAACATGTTATTAGAGATATTATCCAAATGACCTCTAAATCTCAACCATGGACCTGCCATTGAAATATGATCCGTAGTACACTTACCTTTTGCTTTGATCAGCAACTTCAAGCCTGTCAAATCCGTACCTTCCCATGCTTTGAAAGGTGCTAAGAGCTGAAGTCTATCAGATTTAGGATCTACTAATACATCCACAGAAGAACCGTCTTCAGCAGGTGCTAAGTAGCCTGCATCTTCAACTGCAAAACCAAGTGTTGGCATTTCCAACCCTGCTGGCTCGTCCAATTTCACTTGTTTTCCTTCCTCATTGATCAAGGTATCCGTAGCAGGATTGAAAGTCAGATCACCTGCAATAGCTAAGGCTGTAACAATCTCTGGAGAAGCTACAAATGCGTGGGTATTTGGATTACCATCAGCTCTTTTTGCAAAGTTTCTGTTGAAGGAAGTAATGATCGAGTTTTTCTCTTGCTTATCAGCACCATGTCTGGCCCACTGACCAATACAAGGACCACAAGCATTTGCCAATACAACGCCTCCCATATTTCCGAATGTATCCAAAAACCCATCTCTTTCGACAGTAAATCGAACCTGCTCAGAACCTGGAGTAATGGTAAACTCTGATTTTGCAATCAATTTTTTATCTACTGCCTGCTGAGCCAAAGATGCTGCTCTTGAAATATCCTCATAAGATGAGTTGGTACAAGATCCAATCAATCCTACTTCTAATTTAGCAGGCCAACCATTTTCTCTTACAGCAGCAGCAAATTTGGATAATGGCCAAGCCAAGTCCGGAGTGAAAGGACCGTTGATATGTGGTTCCAATTCAGAAAGATTGATGTCAATTACCTGATCAAAATACTTCTCAGGATTCGCATATACCTCGTCATCACCAGTCAAATGCTCTTTTACCGCATTTGCAAGATCAGCTATATCGTTTCTATCTGTACCTCTCAAGTAGGCTTCCGATTTTTCATCATAACCAAAAATAGAAGTAGTGGCACCGATTTCAGCACCCATGTTACAGATAGTACCTTTTCCTGTTGCTGAAAGAGAACGTGCTCCATCCCCAAAATATTCAACTACTGCACCAGTACCCCCTTTTACAGTAAGAATGCCTGCTACTTTTAAAATCACGTCTTTAGCAGAACTCCAACCTGACAATCTACCCGTCAAGCGAACACCTATCAGTTTCGGAAACTTCAGCTCCCAAGGTAACCCAGCCATTACATCACATGCATCAGCTCCACCAACACCGATAGCGATCATTCCCAAACCACCAGCATTTGGAGTGTGAGAATCAGTACCAATCATCATACCTCCGGGGAAGGCATAATTTTCTAAAACTACTTGGTGAATGATACCAGCTCCTGGCTTCCAAAAACCAATGCCATATTTATTAGACACGGAAGCTAAAAAGTCATATACTTCTTTATTCTTATCTTTTGCTTTATTCAAATCGGCAGTTGCACCAATCTCAGCCTGAATCAGGTGATCACAGTGCACGGTAGAAGGGACTGCAACTTGGCTTCTACCTGCTTGCATAAACTGCAAAAGGGCCATTTGTGCAGTAGCATCTTGCATGGCAACTCTATCCGGCTGGAAATCCACGTAAGAAACCCCTCTTTCATAACTTTGAGATGCGGCACCTTCAGAGAGGTGCGCGTATAATATTTTTTCCGTCAAAGTTAATGGTCTACCCACTACTTTGCGTGCGGTCTCGATACGGGAAGGAAACTTCTCGTACACCGCTTTGATCATTTCTATATCAAACGCCATCAGGAAATGTTATTTATGTTAAAAGGTTATTTATCTAATCGTTTGCAAAGATAGAAAATTAGGGCAAAATCGGAAGACAATTGACTAGAAGCCTGCTAATTTATATAGACTCGTCAAAGTCCAAACCAAATACATAGGCCGAACACTAAAAAACCGCAAACAAAGAATAAACTCGTATACTTAAATAGCTCTTTGACTGGCAAGCCTGTGAGAGAAAGTAAGGGAAGAGCCCAAAAAGGCTGAAGCATGTTACTTACCTGATCACCAAAAGCAAATACCATGACCATATCTGCCGGATCCAACGCAAGATCTTGTATCGCTTGCATGATGATCGGCCCTTGAATGGCCCATTGACCTCCTCCCGATGGTATAAATAAATTGAATAGGGCGGCACTTAAAAATGTGAGAAGTGGAAAAAGATTTGCTCCTCCCAAGTGAATAAGGCCAAGAGATAGCTGCTCTAGGAGTCCTGAATACTTCATAATCCCCAAAATCCCCGCATATAATGGAAACTGAAGGATGATATCTACCGCACCTTGGATAGCCACTCCCACCCCAGCAACAAACCCTTTTAAACTCTGATAAAACACCAACCCTAATCCAAAAAGCAAAAAATTAATATAGTTAAGATCAATGTTTGCTGAACCACTTTCTACGGAATAAAATAGATCTACTACGGCTAAAACCACCATAACCAGCCCTAACAATAACCCTTTTTTATCTGTATCATACGTGTTTTGCGTCTTGATATCAGGCACTTTAAAGGTCTTAGAAAATTTGCGTTTAGAAAGCCCGTATAAAACTACCAACATTACCAAGAGCAATATCCCATTGGCTATCATATTGAAGGGCGAAAAAATCGTTAGGGAAACGGGGATTGTCCCAACTATATCCACTAAAAAGTGATTAGACTCTGCAACCTTCAAGGGAGCTGAACCAGATAGACCTCCGTGCCAAACCATCATGCCTAAGTAGGCTGAAGCTCCTACCAGTGGATAATTGATTGGAACCGAAGATTCATGACATTTCCTAGCTATTTTGACGGCCAACACTGCTCCAATAATCAATCCAAAACCCCAATTAAAATACCCTGCCACCATGGCGGTAAATCCAGTTGTGAGTACAGCTGAGGTGTTTGAGGAAACATTTTTGATAAGTATATCCAAAAGTGATCCTATTGGCTTAGTCAGTGCAAGCGCATGGCCTAAAACAAGTATTAACACCATTTGCATTGTAAACTCTAATAGTTCCCAAAACCCTTTTTTCCAATATTTCAGGACCTCACCTCCGTATATCCAAGTAGATTGGTTCTCTGGAATCGTAAAAATCCACGCTGCTGCGATTACCGCAAGCGTCAGAAGCAAAGCGATATCAAATGTCCCGGGAATTCTGGAAGCTTTTAACATCCTGAATTTTCTAAAAAAATTATGAATTTAACAAACATCTTTAGTCTGAACCAGCCAAAATTTCGTATTTTCGAACAATCTAGTCTTTATATCCTTTGGAAATCAATATATTTTCCGTAGTTATTTTTATCAGTGGCATTATCGTCCTGGTTATCTCTTTAGCAATTATAAGGAGACTTGACACCTCTATACGCTTATTTGCGATCACCATGTTGCTCGTATCTCTTTGGTCAATAGCTTATGGATTTGAATTAGCTAGCAAAGAACTTTCTGATATGTTATTTTGGATTCGAATAGAATACATTGGAATTTCTTTTGCCCCAGCAACATGGCTTTGGTTTTGTATAAATTACACTAACAAAGAACGCTGGTTAAGAAAAAAATATTTATTGCTGATTTTCTTATTCCCAGTTCTTACCTACTTGATGGTCATCACCAATGATTTTCATCAGTTACATTACCAAAGTACATCTGTAGACCGATCGGGCCCTTTCCCCCTTTTAGCCATTACGGTTGGGCCTTGGTACTATGTGCATACAATTGTATTCTATATTTCGCTTTTTTTAGGCAACTATTTATTGTTCCAAAGCTTCAAGAACGCAAACAATATTTATAGAAAACAAATCAATCTTTTGATAGCAGCGGGTATCTTGCCTTGGTTGATCAATTTTATATATTTATTAGGTTTTCGACCATTTGACCATATTGACTTGACGCCTTATGCATTTTTATCAGTCTACATAATCGTGGGTTTTGGCTTACTCAAATTTGACTTATTCGAAATAAAACCAATCGCTCGGGACAAGACCCTTTCGGTTATCGAAAAAGGAATTGTAGTGTTTGATCCAATCAATAGGATGATTGACATTAATGCTGCTGGGAGAAAGTTACTCCACCTACCACCAAAAGGCTTAATCGGGATAGATTGTGGCATTGTCTTAGAGCAATTCCCTGATTTGGTATCAAAAATAAAAACAAAAGAAAAAACGACCATTGAGACTTTTATTGAAAAAACTTCCGCTCACCTTTCTGTTCAATTTACACCAATCCTAAACCAAAAGGGGGTCCATACAGGCGTTTTGCTTTTTGTGGACGATATCACTGAATTAAAAAACAATCAGCTTCAAATCGAAAAACAAGCAGATGAACTGAATAATCTCAACAAATTGAAGGATAAACTATTTTCAATTATCTCTCATGATCTTAAAGGCCCCATTCATGGACTCAATGAATTGATCAAGCTAACGAATAAAGGTATTGTGACTAAAGATGAATTTTTTGAAATCTTACCGGATATCGCTAAAAATGTAGAGTCGGTATCGATACTGATGGAAAATTTATTGGCTTGGACAAGCGCACAAATGAAAGGCGAATTTGTAGAAAAACGATCATTTGATATATCAAAATTGATCGATCAAACCTACGAGCTTTTTATCAATCGGGCAAAGGAAAAGGGAGTTAACTTAAAAGTCAACAAAAAAAATCAAATCAAAGTATACGGAGATCGTAACATGATTGATCTAGTCCTGAGAAACCTCGTAAGTAATGCTGTAAAATTCTCAGGGCTTGGAGATCAGGTTAGGATAATTATGGATGATAAGTACGACAAAGTAAGCATAGAAATACTTGATACAGGTTTAGGCATCAGTGACGAAAATCTTAAAAAATTAAATTCTGGGGAATCATTTACCACCTTAGGTAAAAACAACGAAAGCGGAACTGGTTTAGGAATACTCCTTGTCAAAGACTATATCACCAAGAATGGTGGACAATTGCTTATCAAAAGTGAATTAAACAAAGGGAGCTCATTTTATTTTGAACTCCCTAAAGAAGGCCCTGCTCATCAAAGTTGAAGAAGAAAATCTACAGTATCTATTTGATCTGCATAATCCTGAAGTGTTGGGCATTGAGCTTTTCCAAAAGGAATGCTGCCTGGAAACCAACCATTCTTACTTACCACCACCTGAATTTTGGCAGCTAAATCATCAATTCTTGCGTGTAAATTCTCTTGATTCGTGTAGATCTCATAATAGATCATGCTAATTGGGGAAACAAGTTCAGGGCTTTCCCGAACCAATAAAAACCCATTGTCTAAATGGGGTTCTTTATTCACCAGTAAAATCGATTTATTATACTCGTAATTATTGAAATATTTGTGATGATCCCCTACACCTTCAAAAAACTGCAAACCATCAAGCATGGATTGAAGCAGGTCCACCGAAGGAACAAATAGTTTAGATACATTTCTACAGCCCAAACCATAATATTGAAAAATATCTTGACCTAGTTCTTTGAAGTCTTCTTGATTTTCATTTCCATCCAATACTGCAATGGAAGTTCGGTTTTTTCGTATGATGTGTGGGTATTTTCCAAAATAGTAATCAAAATATCGGGACGAATTATCACTGCCTGTAGCTAAATATGCATCCATACCATTCAATCGATCTTGAAAATGGATGGTAGCTGCTAATTCAGGAGCAATTTCTTTGAGCTCATTCACTATCCAACGAATAGATACTGCATCGGCAGTACTAAGCTTCACATAGGCATCATGCCCAACCATAACCACTGAAAGTAAGTCGTGAAACCCTACAGCTGGCACATTACCCGCCATCAATATCCCAACTTTTTTCCTAGCAACAGTAAGTGGAATATCATAACCGCTCATCCATTCATGTAACTGCTCTGAAGTCAGGTATGCGCCTATTTCTTGAAAAGCATTTCGCACCTGAACTGGTGTAAACCAATTATTCCCATTTTGAATCTGTTGAGCCAAATTATCAAATGAAGGAGTATTGATAAAGTTTCGAATCAAATGACCCAATGCACTGAAAGCCTCTATTTTTTTCTCTACATTCATATTTGCCATAAAATCTCGGGCAAAGATATCAATTCAACTTGGGAAGATTGGATAGAACGAATTTAAATTACTTAGCATGACAAGTTTTTTTTGCAAGTTTGAACCTATGCTTCTTACTTTTGTTTTAGAATTATAAATTTGAGAATGACATGGCTATAATGATAACCGACGAATGCATCAATTGCGGTGCATGCGAACCTGAGTGCCCCAATACTGCAATTTACGAAGGAGGCATTGAATGGACATGGGCTGGAGGTACGAATCTTAAAGAAGTTACTCTTCCGGATGGAACTGTTATGGATGCTCATGAGAAACAAGATCCTGTATCGGATGAATTTTATTACATCGTTACAGACAAGTGTACTGAATGTACTGGATTTCACGAAGAACCACAATGCGCGGCTGTTTGTCCGGTAGATTGTTGCGTAGATGATCCTGAACATAGAGAAACAGAAGAAGATCTGCTCGCCAAAAAAATTAAAATGCACGGAGAGTAATAATAAAAGGGCTCAAAAGGCCCTTATTTTTATGTTTTCAACAATCTCATCCACTGTTTTAGACGCTGAGTAACAAGATTTTCTCTCATTTGTTTGAAAAATTATTGAAAACTTCTTGAAGTTTTTTTTTTATTTGATTTATCTTGGCACCTAATTTAAGTAAAACTACAACAAAATACTTCATACAGTGGAAGATAACAGAGGTAATGAGCGAGATGAAATTTTCTCTAAAAGGGTGAAAGCAGGAAAAAGGACTTACTTTTTCGATGTGAAATCTACCAGGTCCAATGATTATTATTTAACAATCACGGAAAGCAAAAGGAGAAATAATCAGGATTCTTTTACATTTGAGAAGCATAAGATTTTCTTATACAAAGAAGACTTTGGCAAATTTGTTGAAGCACTTCAGGAAGCAGTGGACCATGTAAAAAATGAATTAATGCCTGATTTTGATTTTTCTCAATTTGAAAATGAAGAATCCGAAACGGCATTTGACGATGAATTGAAGTGGGATTAATCATTCCAACATCATAAATTAGAAGAGAACGAGTTTAAATTTGTAAGATAGGCCTAGATTTTGTAATCTAGAGTTTAATTGTGAATCTAACCTCTTTCTCTTTTTTTATTAACCTTTATGAAAAAGCCGATCCTCATTCTTAGCCTTCTATTGGTTTTAGTTTTTGTGTTGGGGTGGTATTTTTCAAACATTACCCTTTACTTTATTTTTTCAATTGTATTAGCTGCTATTCTTCGCCCTCTGACCAATCGCTTGAATTCCTTCCAGTTATTTGGTCAAAATATTCCCCGTTGGTTTGCGATTTTCATGTCTTTTTCAGCTATAGGCTTCTTAATTTTCTTAATGAGTCTTTTGTTTTTACCACTAATAGGCAATCAGATAGAAATCATTTCCTCCTATGACTTAGATTATATATATGAACAAATTCAAAATCCTGTTGGGAGAGTCGAAGACATTTTATTAAAATACCAAATTATCAAAGGAGAGCCCGGTTTTTTGATTACTCAAGTCAGAGAAACTATGGTCAACAGTTTTAAAGCCATCAACTTTCAAGGCCTCATAAATAGTATCCTGAATACCACTAGTTCCTTTTTAATTGCCTTGATGGCAGTCTTATTTATAACATTTTTCTTGCTATTGGAAAATGGTTTATTGAGAAGAAACATCATCAACCTTATTCCAAATGCCTATTTTGAATTATCTGTGGCTGTGTTTAGTAAAGTAGAACGCTTACTATCAAACTATTTGGTAGGTTTACTTATACAGATTACAACCATTTTCTCCATTGCTTCCATTGGATTGAGCTTGATGGGAATAGAGTATGCATTGACCATAGCACTTTTTGCTGCTGTAGCCAACTTAATTCCCTATGCAGGTCCTATCCTTGGTTCAACTTTTGGAGTGTTAGTAGGACTCTCGACAGGAACTTTTGCAGAAAGTAATGAGATTGTGTTTATGATAGTGAAGATACTTTCCGTCTTTTCTCTGGTACAATTGACAGACAACGTGTTATTGCAACCATTAATTTTTTCGAAATCTGTAAAAGCTCATCCGCTTGAAATATTTGTTATTATCTTTGCCGGAGCAAAAATCGCCGGTGTCCTCGGGATGATTTTTGCAATCCCTGTTTACACTATCTTCAGAGTTTCCTTTTTGGAATTTCTGTTGGGGTACAGAGAGTACAAAATTTTCAAATTGTAAAATAACGAACAATGGCATTACAGTGCGGTATTGTAGGGCTGCC encodes:
- a CDS encoding porin, giving the protein MIYRWISVLSVCFLILGSLQVVAQSVESDERALLDVNDGISFSKDSLFLMNLRFRMQNRAGFNTLGGDNFEVNDFEMRVRRLRLRLDGYVLNPRFQYYIQLAFSRADLDLESAFIAQPLRDAILYYVVNEKFYIGFGQSKLPGNRQRVISSGNLQFADRSIANGIFTLDRDFGFFGYYTETFRNQSILQLKTAITSGDGRNAVAVNNGLAYTGRIEYLPLGSFTNKGDYSEGDLEFEPKPKLSLAMTYSMNQKAVRTGGQLGPQLFEERDMNTLIIDGVYKHLGWALSGEYLKRTAVNPVTENESGEIRYIVVGDGVNLQISKMLSRKSEMALRYSNVIPAESIQAIQERIDTALLGYSYYVNGHRIKIQANIGYKWLEGLSKFQNTGNSWTGMFQVEFGI
- a CDS encoding aconitate hydratase, giving the protein MAFDIEMIKAVYEKFPSRIETARKVVGRPLTLTEKILYAHLSEGAASQSYERGVSYVDFQPDRVAMQDATAQMALLQFMQAGRSQVAVPSTVHCDHLIQAEIGATADLNKAKDKNKEVYDFLASVSNKYGIGFWKPGAGIIHQVVLENYAFPGGMMIGTDSHTPNAGGLGMIAIGVGGADACDVMAGLPWELKFPKLIGVRLTGRLSGWSSAKDVILKVAGILTVKGGTGAVVEYFGDGARSLSATGKGTICNMGAEIGATTSIFGYDEKSEAYLRGTDRNDIADLANAVKEHLTGDDEVYANPEKYFDQVIDINLSELEPHINGPFTPDLAWPLSKFAAAVRENGWPAKLEVGLIGSCTNSSYEDISRAASLAQQAVDKKLIAKSEFTITPGSEQVRFTVERDGFLDTFGNMGGVVLANACGPCIGQWARHGADKQEKNSIITSFNRNFAKRADGNPNTHAFVASPEIVTALAIAGDLTFNPATDTLINEEGKQVKLDEPAGLEMPTLGFAVEDAGYLAPAEDGSSVDVLVDPKSDRLQLLAPFKAWEGTDLTGLKLLIKAKGKCTTDHISMAGPWLRFRGHLDNISNNMLIGAVNAYNGETNKVKNQLTGSYGEVPAVQRHYKAEGIGSIVVGDENYGEGSSREHAAMEPRFLGVRAILVKSFARIHETNLKKQGMLALTFDNPADYDLIQEDDSIDILGLTEFAPGKSLTVKLTHADGSSHEIKVNHTYNKGQIGWFKAGSALNLIKAGV
- a CDS encoding TIGR00366 family protein; the protein is MLKASRIPGTFDIALLLTLAVIAAAWIFTIPENQSTWIYGGEVLKYWKKGFWELLEFTMQMVLILVLGHALALTKPIGSLLDILIKNVSSNTSAVLTTGFTAMVAGYFNWGFGLIIGAVLAVKIARKCHESSVPINYPLVGASAYLGMMVWHGGLSGSAPLKVAESNHFLVDIVGTIPVSLTIFSPFNMIANGILLLVMLVVLYGLSKRKFSKTFKVPDIKTQNTYDTDKKGLLLGLVMVVLAVVDLFYSVESGSANIDLNYINFLLFGLGLVFYQSLKGFVAGVGVAIQGAVDIILQFPLYAGILGIMKYSGLLEQLSLGLIHLGGANLFPLLTFLSAALFNLFIPSGGGQWAIQGPIIMQAIQDLALDPADMVMVFAFGDQVSNMLQPFWALPLLSLTGLPVKELFKYTSLFFVCGFLVFGLCIWFGL
- a CDS encoding sensor histidine kinase, which translates into the protein MEINIFSVVIFISGIIVLVISLAIIRRLDTSIRLFAITMLLVSLWSIAYGFELASKELSDMLFWIRIEYIGISFAPATWLWFCINYTNKERWLRKKYLLLIFLFPVLTYLMVITNDFHQLHYQSTSVDRSGPFPLLAITVGPWYYVHTIVFYISLFLGNYLLFQSFKNANNIYRKQINLLIAAGILPWLINFIYLLGFRPFDHIDLTPYAFLSVYIIVGFGLLKFDLFEIKPIARDKTLSVIEKGIVVFDPINRMIDINAAGRKLLHLPPKGLIGIDCGIVLEQFPDLVSKIKTKEKTTIETFIEKTSAHLSVQFTPILNQKGVHTGVLLFVDDITELKNNQLQIEKQADELNNLNKLKDKLFSIISHDLKGPIHGLNELIKLTNKGIVTKDEFFEILPDIAKNVESVSILMENLLAWTSAQMKGEFVEKRSFDISKLIDQTYELFINRAKEKGVNLKVNKKNQIKVYGDRNMIDLVLRNLVSNAVKFSGLGDQVRIIMDDKYDKVSIEILDTGLGISDENLKKLNSGESFTTLGKNNESGTGLGILLVKDYITKNGGQLLIKSELNKGSSFYFELPKEGPAHQS
- a CDS encoding aldehyde dehydrogenase family protein; this translates as MANMNVEKKIEAFSALGHLIRNFINTPSFDNLAQQIQNGNNWFTPVQVRNAFQEIGAYLTSEQLHEWMSGYDIPLTVARKKVGILMAGNVPAVGFHDLLSVVMVGHDAYVKLSTADAVSIRWIVNELKEIAPELAATIHFQDRLNGMDAYLATGSDNSSRYFDYYFGKYPHIIRKNRTSIAVLDGNENQEDFKELGQDIFQYYGLGCRNVSKLFVPSVDLLQSMLDGLQFFEGVGDHHKYFNNYEYNKSILLVNKEPHLDNGFLLVRESPELVSPISMIYYEIYTNQENLHARIDDLAAKIQVVVSKNGWFPGSIPFGKAQCPTLQDYADQIDTVDFLLQL
- a CDS encoding 4Fe-4S binding protein, translating into MAIMITDECINCGACEPECPNTAIYEGGIEWTWAGGTNLKEVTLPDGTVMDAHEKQDPVSDEFYYIVTDKCTECTGFHEEPQCAAVCPVDCCVDDPEHRETEEDLLAKKIKMHGE
- a CDS encoding DUF3276 family protein is translated as MEDNRGNERDEIFSKRVKAGKRTYFFDVKSTRSNDYYLTITESKRRNNQDSFTFEKHKIFLYKEDFGKFVEALQEAVDHVKNELMPDFDFSQFENEESETAFDDELKWD
- a CDS encoding AI-2E family transporter → MKKPILILSLLLVLVFVLGWYFSNITLYFIFSIVLAAILRPLTNRLNSFQLFGQNIPRWFAIFMSFSAIGFLIFLMSLLFLPLIGNQIEIISSYDLDYIYEQIQNPVGRVEDILLKYQIIKGEPGFLITQVRETMVNSFKAINFQGLINSILNTTSSFLIALMAVLFITFFLLLENGLLRRNIINLIPNAYFELSVAVFSKVERLLSNYLVGLLIQITTIFSIASIGLSLMGIEYALTIALFAAVANLIPYAGPILGSTFGVLVGLSTGTFAESNEIVFMIVKILSVFSLVQLTDNVLLQPLIFSKSVKAHPLEIFVIIFAGAKIAGVLGMIFAIPVYTIFRVSFLEFLLGYREYKIFKL